A region of Streptomyces deccanensis DNA encodes the following proteins:
- a CDS encoding TIGR03619 family F420-dependent LLM class oxidoreductase, whose protein sequence is MRISVTIFLTDETITPTRLARELEQRGFAGLYLPEHTHIPVERTTPYPAGGDLPREYGRTLDPFVALGQAAAVTEGLGLGTGITLVAQHDPIDLAKQIATVDHLSGGRLTLGVGYGWNVEEAADHGVEWRTRRELVRDRMALMRALWAEEPTAYEGEFGSVRASSAYPKPMRKARGPVVGPRTLIGGAAGPKLFAHIAEYADGWLPIGGRGLGEALPVLRQVWADAGRDPAGPQIVPYAVQPSAGKLAYYAELGIEEAVVQLPPAGEAEVLGLLDEYAVFLGESA, encoded by the coding sequence ATGCGCATCTCCGTGACGATCTTCCTCACCGACGAGACGATCACTCCGACCCGGCTCGCCCGTGAGCTGGAGCAACGCGGCTTCGCGGGGCTCTACCTCCCCGAGCACACGCACATCCCCGTCGAACGGACGACCCCGTACCCGGCCGGCGGCGACCTGCCCCGCGAGTACGGCCGCACGCTCGACCCCTTCGTCGCCCTCGGCCAGGCCGCCGCCGTCACCGAGGGACTGGGGCTCGGCACCGGGATCACCCTGGTGGCCCAGCACGACCCGATCGACCTGGCGAAGCAGATCGCGACCGTCGACCACCTCTCCGGAGGCCGGCTCACCCTCGGCGTCGGCTACGGCTGGAACGTCGAGGAGGCCGCCGACCACGGCGTCGAGTGGCGCACCCGGCGGGAGCTGGTGCGCGACCGGATGGCCCTGATGCGGGCGCTGTGGGCGGAGGAGCCGACGGCGTACGAGGGGGAGTTCGGGAGCGTGCGGGCGAGCTCCGCGTACCCGAAGCCGATGCGGAAGGCGCGTGGGCCGGTGGTCGGGCCGCGCACGCTGATCGGCGGGGCCGCCGGGCCGAAACTGTTCGCGCACATCGCCGAGTACGCGGACGGGTGGCTGCCGATCGGGGGGCGGGGGCTGGGGGAGGCGCTGCCGGTGCTGCGGCAGGTGTGGGCCGACGCGGGGCGCGATCCGGCGGGCCCGCAGATCGTGCCGTATGCCGTGCAGCCGAGTGCGGGGAAGCTGGCGTACTACGCGGAGCTGGGCATCGAGGAGGCCGTGGTGCAGCTGCCTCCGGCGGGGGAGGCGGAGGTGCTGGGGCTGCTGGACGAGTACGCGGTGTTCCTGGGGGAGAGCGCCTGA
- a CDS encoding immune inhibitor A domain-containing protein gives MTSKPWTFRAAATGVALATVAATFTMFTVTTTQAADARTAHEHGRGHSHEHGDEHEHGHDFGSPLSKTQAAQREEALKQVISGDTPVQNRDGSKVVRLESKKGDPKYVELGRERTDRIFTVLVEFGDGTDSTYGGTPGPLHNQIAEPDREKNNTKAWRADYNREHYEQLLFGTGKKTESMKKYYEKQSSGRYSIEGEVGDWVKVPYNAARYGSNKCVPDTCVWQFVADGVNAWAEQQKAAGRTGAEIKADLAKFDIWDRGDFDGDGDFNEPDGYIDRFQIVHAGEGEEAGGGAQGEDAIWSHRWYAFSDDWDKTGPEGNKRGGAPVGDTGIWVGDYTVMPENGGLGVFAHEYGHDLGLPDHYDTHEGSNSTGSWTLMSGGSWLGQSKTEIGDLPGDMTAWDKLQLGWLNYDKARAGKKSTHTLGVAEYNTKDKQALVVELPKKRVTVEIVKPVEGAQQWWSGSADGLSNTLTRSVDLTGRTSAALTLDGWWDIEKDYDYLYTEVSTDGGATWTAIDGTADGQPISRDGAGKPALDGTTDAFRKLSYSLDAYAGQKVDLRFRYKTDEYVAQKGFVADRITVTADGSPLFTDNAETADPAWTATGFSRFGGSYTTEHEQYYVAENRQYVSYDKALKLAINSTGPGWVERYPYQNGLLIWKWDTSQQDNNTSQHPGVGLLLPVDAHPKALKWSDGDLAGNDHQTHDSTFTLGRTDAFTLHWGTEVTLKVTSKKGVSVFDDRAHTYYDESNPTGGVRITDTNTRIKIVKEAKDGSTVTVRVGPAGN, from the coding sequence GTGACCAGCAAACCCTGGACGTTCAGGGCTGCCGCGACCGGTGTGGCACTCGCCACCGTCGCGGCGACGTTCACCATGTTCACCGTCACGACGACACAGGCAGCCGACGCCCGGACGGCACACGAGCACGGCCGTGGCCACAGCCACGAGCACGGCGACGAGCACGAGCACGGGCACGATTTCGGAAGTCCGCTCAGCAAGACACAGGCCGCCCAGCGCGAGGAGGCGCTGAAGCAGGTCATATCCGGCGACACCCCGGTCCAGAACCGCGACGGCTCCAAAGTGGTGCGGCTGGAGAGCAAGAAGGGCGACCCCAAGTACGTCGAGCTGGGCCGCGAGAGGACCGACCGGATCTTCACGGTCCTGGTGGAGTTCGGCGACGGGACGGACAGCACGTACGGCGGGACGCCCGGCCCCCTGCACAACCAAATAGCCGAACCGGACCGCGAGAAGAACAACACCAAGGCATGGCGGGCCGACTACAACCGCGAGCACTACGAACAGTTGCTCTTCGGCACGGGCAAGAAGACCGAGTCGATGAAGAAGTACTACGAGAAGCAGTCCTCGGGCCGCTATTCGATCGAGGGCGAGGTGGGGGACTGGGTCAAGGTCCCCTACAACGCGGCGCGGTACGGCTCCAACAAGTGCGTGCCCGACACCTGTGTCTGGCAGTTCGTCGCGGACGGCGTCAACGCCTGGGCCGAGCAGCAGAAGGCCGCCGGGCGCACGGGCGCCGAGATCAAGGCGGACCTGGCGAAGTTCGACATCTGGGACCGCGGCGACTTCGACGGCGACGGCGACTTCAACGAGCCCGACGGTTACATCGACCGCTTCCAGATCGTGCACGCCGGTGAGGGCGAGGAGGCCGGCGGCGGAGCGCAGGGCGAGGACGCCATCTGGTCCCACCGCTGGTACGCGTTCAGCGACGACTGGGACAAGACCGGCCCCGAGGGCAACAAGCGCGGCGGCGCCCCGGTCGGCGACACCGGCATCTGGGTCGGCGACTACACGGTCATGCCGGAGAACGGCGGCCTCGGCGTCTTCGCCCACGAGTACGGCCACGACCTCGGCCTGCCGGACCACTACGACACCCACGAGGGCAGCAACTCCACCGGCTCCTGGACCCTGATGTCGGGCGGCTCCTGGCTCGGCCAGAGCAAGACCGAGATCGGTGACCTGCCGGGCGACATGACCGCCTGGGACAAGCTGCAGCTCGGCTGGCTGAACTACGACAAGGCCAGGGCCGGGAAGAAGTCCACCCACACGCTGGGCGTCGCCGAGTACAACACCAAGGACAAGCAGGCCCTCGTGGTCGAGCTGCCCAAGAAGCGGGTGACGGTCGAGATCGTCAAGCCCGTGGAGGGTGCTCAGCAGTGGTGGAGCGGCAGCGCCGACGGCCTGTCCAACACGCTGACCCGTTCCGTCGACCTCACCGGCCGGACCTCCGCCGCGCTGACCCTCGACGGCTGGTGGGACATCGAGAAGGACTACGACTACCTCTACACCGAGGTCTCGACCGACGGCGGCGCCACCTGGACCGCCATCGACGGCACGGCCGACGGCCAGCCGATCAGCCGTGACGGCGCCGGCAAGCCGGCCCTGGACGGCACGACGGACGCCTTCAGGAAGCTCTCGTACTCCCTGGACGCCTACGCCGGGCAGAAGGTCGACCTGCGCTTCCGCTACAAGACCGACGAGTACGTGGCCCAGAAGGGTTTCGTGGCCGACCGGATCACCGTCACGGCCGACGGCTCGCCCCTGTTCACGGACAACGCCGAGACGGCCGACCCCGCCTGGACCGCCACCGGGTTCTCCCGCTTCGGCGGCTCCTACACCACGGAGCACGAGCAGTACTACGTCGCCGAGAACCGTCAGTACGTGTCGTACGACAAGGCCCTCAAGCTCGCGATCAACTCCACGGGTCCGGGCTGGGTGGAGCGCTACCCGTACCAGAACGGCCTGCTGATCTGGAAGTGGGACACCTCACAGCAGGACAACAACACCAGTCAGCACCCCGGTGTCGGCCTGCTGCTGCCGGTCGACGCCCACCCGAAGGCGCTGAAGTGGTCCGACGGTGACCTGGCCGGGAACGACCACCAGACGCACGACTCGACCTTCACGCTGGGTCGCACGGACGCCTTCACACTGCACTGGGGCACTGAGGTCACGCTGAAGGTCACGTCGAAGAAGGGTGTGTCGGTCTTCGACGACCGCGCCCACACCTACTACGACGAGTCGAACCCCACGGGCGGCGTCAGGATCACCGACACCAACACCAGGATCAAGATCGTCAAGGAGGCCAAGGACGGCTCGACGGTGACGGTCCGGGTGGGTCCCGCCGGGAATTGA
- a CDS encoding RNA-guided endonuclease InsQ/TnpB family protein, which yields MQLRYSFRLYPNAGQQRALAKAFGCARVVFNDCVRAREDARRAGKPLLKAGELSTRLITEAKRTVERSWLGEVSAVVLQQSLRDAEAAYKNFFASRKGTRKGPRLGAPRFKSRRDARQSIRFTANARWGITDSGRLNLPKIGAVKVKWSRTLPATPTSVTVIKDSAGRFFASFVIDTDPAEDAARMPATDQSIGIDLGLTHFAVLSTGEKIGSPRFLRRAEKKLKRAQRELSRKQKGSKNRQKARLKVARAHAKVTDARKEFHHQLSTRLISENQGIAVESLSVTGLARTKLAKSVHDAGWTAFVNMLEYKAQRYGRTLIKIGRFEPTSQTCSTCGVKDGPKPLHIREWTCTACGTLHDRDHNAALNVHQAAGLAVTACGARVRPGAIPAQREETGSHGIPTGNRAA from the coding sequence ATGCAGCTCCGGTACAGCTTCCGCCTGTACCCGAACGCCGGTCAGCAGAGGGCGTTGGCGAAGGCGTTCGGGTGCGCCCGTGTCGTGTTCAACGACTGCGTGCGCGCCCGTGAGGACGCCCGCAGGGCGGGCAAGCCCCTCTTGAAGGCCGGTGAGCTGTCCACCCGTCTGATCACCGAAGCGAAACGGACCGTGGAGCGGTCCTGGCTGGGTGAGGTCTCCGCAGTCGTCCTGCAGCAGTCGCTGCGCGACGCCGAGGCCGCGTACAAGAACTTCTTCGCCTCCCGCAAGGGCACGCGCAAGGGCCCGAGGCTGGGGGCGCCCCGGTTCAAGTCCCGCAGGGATGCCCGGCAGTCGATCCGGTTTACCGCCAACGCCCGCTGGGGCATCACCGACAGCGGCCGGCTGAACCTGCCGAAGATCGGGGCGGTGAAGGTGAAGTGGTCCCGCACCCTGCCCGCCACCCCCACCTCCGTGACCGTGATCAAGGACAGCGCGGGCAGGTTCTTCGCCTCGTTCGTCATCGACACCGACCCCGCCGAAGACGCCGCCCGGATGCCCGCCACCGACCAGAGCATCGGCATCGACCTGGGACTGACGCATTTCGCGGTGCTGTCCACCGGAGAGAAGATCGGCTCCCCCCGGTTCTTGCGCCGTGCGGAGAAGAAACTCAAGCGCGCCCAGCGCGAGCTGTCCCGCAAACAGAAGGGATCGAAGAACCGCCAGAAGGCACGCCTGAAGGTCGCCCGCGCCCACGCCAAGGTCACCGACGCCCGCAAGGAGTTCCACCACCAGCTCTCCACCCGGCTGATCTCCGAGAACCAAGGAATCGCCGTCGAGAGTCTGTCGGTGACGGGACTGGCGCGTACGAAGCTGGCCAAGTCCGTCCACGACGCGGGCTGGACGGCATTCGTGAACATGCTGGAATACAAAGCCCAGCGCTATGGACGCACCCTGATCAAGATCGGTCGGTTCGAGCCGACCTCCCAGACCTGCTCCACCTGCGGAGTCAAGGACGGTCCCAAGCCGCTGCACATCCGGGAGTGGACCTGTACTGCCTGCGGCACCCTCCACGACCGGGATCACAACGCCGCACTCAACGTCCACCAGGCCGCCGGACTGGCGGTAACAGCCTGCGGAGCGCGGGTAAGACCAGGAGCAATCCCGGCACAGCGCGAAGAAACAGGAAGCCACGGAATCCCCACCGGAAACCGCGCCGCGTAG
- a CDS encoding bifunctional FO biosynthesis protein CofGH — protein MTTSATSGNGPTGPDGSTGPTENSMRRALKRARDGVALDVSEAAVLLQARGADLEDLATSAARVRDAGLAEAGRPGVITYSKSVFIPLTRLCRDKCHYCTFVTVPGKLRRAGHGMFMSPDEVLDVARKGAALGCKEALITLGDKPEDRWPEAREWLDAHGYDDTIAYVRAISIRILEETGLLPHLNPGVMSWTDFQRLKPVAPSMGMMLETTATRLWSEPGGPHYGSPDKEPAVRLRVLEDAGRSSVPFTSGVLIGIGETYEERAESLFALRKVSRAYHGIQELIIQNFRAKPDTAMRGMPDAELDELVATVAVARLIMGPSGCIQAPPNLVDSEYERLIGAGIDDWGGVSPLTIDHVNPERPWPQIEELTERSRAAGFELRERLCVYPEFVSRGEPWLDPRLLPHVRALADPETGLALPDAVVEGHPWQEPEEVFVATGRTDLHTAIDTEGRTGDRREDFDSVYGDWGALREAAAPGMTPERIDTDVRAALATAADDPTKLTDAEALALLHADGPALDALTRIADDVRRAAVGDDVTYIVTRNINFTNVCYTGCRFCAFAQRRTDADAYTLSLDQVADRAQQAWELGAVEVCMQGGIHPDLPGTAYFDIAKAVKSRVPGMHVHAFSPMEVVNGATRTGMSIREWLTAAKEAGLDSIPGTAAEILDDEVRWVLTKGKLPTATWIEVVTTAHEVGIRSSSTMMYGHVDQPRHWLGHLRTLARIQQQTGGFTEFVTLPFIHTNAPVYLAGISRPGPTMRDNRAVTAMARLLLHPHIPNIQTSWVKLGTEGAAEMLRSGANDLGGTLMEETISRMAGSSYGSYKSVKDLIAVADAAGRPAKPRTTLYGEVPQERQQAAQASDGHLPELLPVLD, from the coding sequence ATGACGACTTCCGCGACCTCTGGAAACGGACCCACCGGCCCCGACGGCTCCACCGGCCCCACCGAGAACTCGATGCGGCGCGCGCTCAAACGCGCCCGTGACGGCGTGGCGCTCGACGTGAGCGAGGCGGCGGTGCTGCTCCAGGCACGCGGCGCGGATCTGGAGGACCTGGCCACGTCGGCGGCACGGGTGCGGGACGCGGGGCTGGCGGAGGCCGGGCGCCCCGGTGTCATCACGTACTCCAAGAGCGTCTTCATCCCGCTCACCCGGCTCTGCCGGGACAAGTGCCACTACTGCACGTTCGTCACGGTCCCGGGCAAGCTGCGCCGGGCCGGCCACGGGATGTTCATGTCGCCGGACGAGGTCCTGGACGTGGCCCGCAAGGGGGCCGCGCTCGGCTGCAAGGAAGCCCTGATCACGCTCGGCGACAAGCCGGAGGACCGCTGGCCGGAGGCGCGCGAGTGGCTCGACGCGCACGGCTACGACGACACGATCGCCTACGTCCGCGCCATCTCCATCCGCATCCTGGAGGAGACGGGACTGCTCCCGCACCTCAACCCCGGCGTGATGTCGTGGACGGACTTCCAGCGGCTCAAGCCGGTGGCGCCCTCCATGGGCATGATGCTGGAGACGACCGCGACCCGGCTGTGGTCCGAGCCGGGCGGCCCCCACTACGGCTCCCCGGACAAGGAACCGGCGGTCCGGCTGCGGGTGCTGGAGGACGCGGGCCGCTCCTCGGTCCCCTTCACCTCCGGCGTCCTCATCGGCATCGGTGAGACGTACGAGGAGCGCGCGGAGTCCCTCTTCGCCCTCCGCAAGGTCTCCCGGGCCTACCACGGCATCCAGGAACTGATCATCCAGAACTTCCGCGCCAAGCCGGACACCGCGATGCGCGGCATGCCGGACGCGGAGCTGGACGAGCTGGTCGCGACGGTGGCCGTCGCCCGGCTCATCATGGGCCCTTCCGGCTGCATCCAGGCCCCGCCGAACCTGGTCGACAGCGAGTACGAGCGGCTGATCGGCGCCGGGATCGACGACTGGGGCGGGGTCTCCCCCCTCACCATCGACCATGTGAACCCCGAGCGCCCCTGGCCCCAGATCGAGGAACTCACCGAGCGGTCCCGGGCCGCCGGCTTCGAGCTGCGGGAACGCCTCTGCGTCTACCCGGAGTTCGTCTCGCGCGGCGAGCCGTGGCTGGACCCGCGCCTCCTGCCGCACGTACGGGCGCTGGCCGACCCCGAGACCGGCCTCGCCCTGCCGGACGCGGTCGTCGAGGGCCACCCGTGGCAGGAGCCGGAGGAGGTCTTCGTCGCCACCGGCCGGACGGATCTGCACACCGCCATCGACACCGAGGGCCGTACCGGCGACCGCCGCGAGGACTTCGACTCCGTCTACGGCGACTGGGGCGCCCTGCGCGAGGCGGCGGCGCCCGGCATGACCCCCGAGCGCATCGACACGGATGTACGGGCGGCGCTGGCGACGGCGGCCGACGACCCCACGAAGCTGACGGACGCCGAGGCCCTCGCCCTGCTGCACGCGGACGGGCCGGCCCTGGACGCCCTCACCCGGATCGCCGACGACGTCCGCAGGGCGGCGGTCGGCGACGACGTCACGTACATCGTCACCCGGAACATCAACTTCACCAACGTCTGCTACACCGGCTGCCGCTTCTGCGCCTTCGCGCAGCGCCGCACGGACGCCGACGCGTACACGCTCTCCCTCGACCAGGTCGCCGACCGCGCCCAACAGGCGTGGGAGCTCGGCGCCGTCGAGGTCTGCATGCAGGGCGGCATCCACCCCGACCTGCCGGGCACGGCCTACTTCGACATCGCGAAGGCCGTGAAGTCCCGCGTCCCCGGCATGCACGTGCACGCCTTCTCCCCGATGGAGGTGGTGAACGGCGCGACCCGCACCGGGATGTCGATCCGCGAGTGGCTGACGGCCGCGAAGGAGGCGGGCCTCGACTCCATCCCCGGCACGGCGGCGGAGATCCTGGACGACGAGGTCCGCTGGGTCCTGACCAAGGGCAAGCTGCCGACGGCGACCTGGATCGAGGTGGTGACCACCGCCCACGAGGTGGGCATCCGCTCCTCCTCGACGATGATGTACGGCCACGTCGACCAGCCCCGCCACTGGCTGGGCCACCTCCGCACGCTGGCGCGGATCCAGCAACAGACCGGCGGTTTCACGGAGTTCGTGACCCTCCCCTTCATCCACACCAACGCGCCCGTGTACCTGGCGGGCATCTCCCGCCCCGGCCCGACGATGCGCGACAACCGGGCGGTGACGGCGATGGCGCGCCTCCTCCTGCACCCCCACATCCCCAACATCCAGACCAGTTGGGTGAAGCTGGGCACGGAGGGCGCGGCCGAGATGCTCCGCTCGGGCGCCAACGACCTGGGCGGCACCCTGATGGAGGAGACCATCTCCCGCATGGCGGGCTCCTCCTACGGCTCCTACAAGTCGGTCAAGGACCTGATCGCCGTCGCCGACGCGGCAGGCCGCCCCGCGAAGCCCCGCACGACCCTGTACGGCGAGGTCCCCCAGGAACGCCAACAGGCGGCGCAGGCCTCCGACGGGCATCTCCCCGAACTGCTGCCGGTGCTGGACTGA
- a CDS encoding DUF2165 domain-containing protein, whose protein sequence is MAETQTPRGSLLPLASTLLVGTVALYMALVAFSNITDFGTNQQFVRHVFAMDTTFKDEDLMWRAIESKGVQDAAYVLIIIWETVAALLLIAATWFWARSLGHRTFHTARRYSTAGLLMVLLLFGAGFMAIGGEWFVMWQSSDWNGLDAALRVFLLSGVVLLVTYLPANETRAS, encoded by the coding sequence ATGGCTGAAACCCAGACCCCCCGCGGCTCACTTCTCCCCCTCGCCTCCACGTTGCTCGTCGGCACGGTCGCCCTCTACATGGCACTCGTCGCGTTCAGCAACATCACGGACTTCGGCACGAACCAGCAGTTCGTCCGCCATGTCTTCGCCATGGACACCACGTTCAAGGACGAGGACCTGATGTGGCGGGCCATCGAGTCGAAGGGCGTCCAGGACGCGGCCTACGTCCTCATCATCATCTGGGAGACCGTCGCGGCGCTGCTGCTCATCGCCGCCACCTGGTTCTGGGCCCGGTCCCTCGGCCACCGCACCTTCCACACGGCCCGCCGCTACAGCACCGCCGGCCTCCTCATGGTCCTCCTCCTCTTCGGCGCCGGCTTCATGGCCATCGGCGGCGAGTGGTTCGTCATGTGGCAGTCCAGCGACTGGAACGGCCTCGACGCCGCCCTCCGCGTGTTCCTGCTGAGCGGGGTGGTGCTGCTGGTGACGTACCTGCCGGCGAACGAGACCAGGGCGAGCTGA
- a CDS encoding tetratricopeptide repeat protein, whose protein sequence is MGRAQPPIPTMQELIRRRTRQGFVGRGSERAAFRANFDLPVEDERRRFLFHAHGNAGIGKTFLVRELEQIARERGALTAYVDDGAGSVPEAMAVVADHFARQGHRLKELERLLAAHRERRYEAELAAAVALPEPEGEPRGRSGQGEPGGPGALGEPGAGVGPGGGQSGPGGVGEPSAVSLAAARATLVALGLVPVVGPFAGAVDPAQLVRQAARLRAGLGARGRGHEDAELLLAPELVLTPALLDGLGAVASEVPWLVLLFDTYERTGAFLDPWLHDLVSGDRYGPLPGNVVLVTAGRDALDTARWGNLTDFVLDLPLKPFTEAESRGLLAAKGVLSEPVVDEVLRLTGGLPVLVSTLAEGRPADLDDLADTGDASAMAVERFLKWEADPVRRAAALTCALPRWLDADVFRLAVSGVGIGTDGGAGADGGGPDGGCGPAGGGGPGAAANGNGGPGADAGGGRAPGAGGGDRRAPGARADGHLDGGYLDGGSEALFTWLRALPFVTERGDRVVFHDVVRAPMVRLQRLRSPRVWSERHRRLADAFAGWRAETEAGLTAEAALPGQEARDEARWGDERWRELRLAEAYHRLCAGERGALAGVLRAVVEACGEGEAVARRWAEALAQAGQDAADEDTERWGRDLLDALERGGVHDALGVLLLRAGLDARRSARARALRGRALHRDGAYERAVTEYDQALALDPDSADAWQGRAVARAHTGDYAAAVADLDRAHALAPDDVTTLALRGDYHRLLGDPDAAVADLDRAVALDPVRRSTWASRGAARHAQGRLDEALADLDRALELDGAYVWALMRRARVRRSRGERERQLADLHHAVALDPDAPLPRCERGDALRAADRDEEALADYDHAIALNPVYASAYAGRGVSRAKLGRHGEALTDLDTALALFPDYPWALRHRAALHLELGDAERALADTERARELSPGDASPE, encoded by the coding sequence ATGGGCCGCGCACAGCCGCCGATTCCCACGATGCAGGAGCTGATCCGGCGGCGCACCCGCCAGGGCTTCGTCGGCCGTGGCAGCGAACGGGCGGCGTTTCGCGCCAACTTCGACCTGCCCGTCGAGGACGAGCGGCGCCGCTTCCTCTTCCACGCGCACGGCAACGCCGGTATCGGAAAGACCTTCCTGGTACGTGAGTTGGAGCAGATCGCGCGGGAGCGCGGCGCCCTCACCGCGTACGTCGACGACGGCGCCGGCAGCGTGCCGGAGGCCATGGCCGTCGTCGCGGACCACTTCGCCCGGCAGGGGCACCGGCTGAAGGAGCTGGAACGGCTGCTGGCCGCGCACCGGGAGCGACGGTACGAGGCCGAGCTGGCCGCCGCCGTGGCGCTGCCCGAGCCGGAGGGCGAGCCGCGCGGGCGGAGCGGGCAGGGGGAGCCGGGAGGGCCCGGGGCGCTGGGGGAGCCCGGGGCAGGGGTCGGGCCCGGGGGCGGGCAGTCGGGGCCGGGCGGAGTCGGAGAGCCGTCCGCCGTGAGCCTGGCCGCCGCTCGGGCGACGCTCGTCGCGCTGGGCCTCGTCCCCGTGGTCGGGCCGTTCGCCGGAGCCGTCGACCCGGCCCAACTCGTCCGGCAGGCCGCCCGGTTGCGGGCCGGACTCGGTGCGCGGGGGCGCGGCCACGAGGACGCGGAGCTGCTGCTCGCCCCCGAACTCGTCCTCACTCCCGCACTGTTGGACGGCCTGGGCGCGGTCGCCTCCGAAGTGCCCTGGCTGGTCCTGCTCTTCGACACCTACGAACGGACCGGCGCCTTCCTCGACCCGTGGCTCCACGACCTCGTCTCCGGCGACCGCTACGGCCCCCTCCCCGGCAACGTCGTCCTCGTCACGGCGGGCCGGGACGCCCTCGACACCGCCCGCTGGGGCAACCTCACCGACTTCGTCCTCGACCTGCCCCTGAAGCCCTTCACGGAGGCCGAGTCGCGCGGCCTCCTCGCCGCGAAGGGTGTGCTCTCCGAGCCCGTCGTCGACGAAGTACTGCGGCTGACCGGCGGATTGCCCGTGCTCGTCTCCACCCTCGCCGAGGGCCGACCCGCCGACCTCGACGACCTCGCCGACACGGGCGACGCCAGCGCCATGGCCGTGGAACGCTTCCTGAAGTGGGAAGCGGACCCGGTCCGCCGGGCCGCCGCACTGACCTGCGCGCTGCCCCGCTGGCTGGACGCGGACGTCTTCCGGCTGGCGGTCTCGGGGGTGGGCATCGGCACGGACGGGGGTGCGGGCGCGGACGGGGGAGGTCCCGACGGCGGTTGCGGTCCGGCTGGTGGCGGCGGCCCCGGCGCGGCGGCGAACGGCAATGGCGGCCCCGGCGCGGATGCGGGCGGCGGTCGTGCTCCCGGCGCGGGTGGGGGCGACCGGCGCGCCCCCGGCGCGCGGGCGGACGGACACCTCGACGGCGGATACCTCGACGGCGGCTCCGAGGCGCTGTTCACCTGGCTCCGTGCCCTGCCCTTCGTGACCGAGCGCGGGGACCGGGTGGTGTTCCACGACGTCGTACGGGCACCGATGGTCCGGTTGCAGCGGCTGCGCTCCCCCCGGGTGTGGAGCGAGCGGCACCGGCGGCTGGCGGACGCCTTCGCCGGGTGGCGGGCGGAGACCGAGGCAGGCCTGACGGCGGAAGCCGCTCTGCCGGGCCAGGAGGCGCGGGACGAGGCGCGGTGGGGCGACGAGCGCTGGCGCGAGCTGCGGCTCGCCGAGGCGTACCACCGGCTGTGCGCGGGGGAGCGCGGGGCGCTCGCCGGGGTGCTGCGGGCGGTCGTGGAGGCGTGCGGGGAGGGTGAGGCGGTGGCCCGTCGGTGGGCCGAGGCCCTCGCACAGGCGGGCCAGGACGCCGCCGACGAGGACACGGAACGCTGGGGGCGCGACCTGCTGGACGCGCTGGAGCGCGGCGGTGTGCACGACGCGCTGGGCGTCCTGCTGCTCCGGGCCGGTCTCGACGCACGCCGGAGCGCCCGCGCGCGGGCCCTGCGGGGGCGGGCGCTGCACCGGGACGGGGCGTACGAGCGGGCGGTGACCGAGTACGACCAGGCCCTCGCCCTCGACCCGGACTCGGCCGACGCGTGGCAGGGCAGGGCGGTCGCGCGGGCGCACACCGGGGACTACGCAGCGGCCGTGGCCGACCTCGACCGCGCCCACGCGCTCGCCCCCGACGACGTGACCACGCTCGCCCTACGGGGCGACTACCACCGCCTCCTCGGCGACCCCGACGCGGCGGTCGCCGACCTCGACCGGGCGGTGGCACTGGACCCCGTACGCCGTTCGACGTGGGCCTCGCGGGGAGCCGCCCGCCACGCGCAGGGCCGCCTCGACGAGGCACTGGCGGACCTGGACCGCGCCCTGGAGCTGGACGGGGCGTACGTCTGGGCCCTGATGCGCCGGGCGCGCGTACGACGTTCCCGCGGCGAACGCGAGCGGCAGCTGGCCGATCTGCACCACGCCGTGGCCCTCGACCCGGACGCGCCCCTGCCGCGCTGTGAACGCGGGGACGCCCTGCGCGCCGCCGACCGCGACGAGGAGGCCCTGGCCGACTACGACCACGCCATCGCGCTCAACCCGGTGTACGCCTCCGCGTACGCCGGCAGGGGCGTCTCCCGCGCCAAGCTCGGCCGCCACGGCGAGGCCCTCACCGACCTCGACACCGCCCTGGCCCTCTTCCCCGACTACCCCTGGGCCCTCCGTCACCGCGCCGCCCTCCACCTCGAACTCGGCGACGCGGAACGGGCGTTGGCCGACACGGAACGGGCCCGGGAGCTGAGCCCGGGCGACGCGTCGCCGGAGTAA